A genomic stretch from Oreochromis niloticus isolate F11D_XX linkage group LG11, O_niloticus_UMD_NMBU, whole genome shotgun sequence includes:
- the LOC100690856 gene encoding G-protein coupled receptor 20 isoform X2 has product MMMNINGTESWLFINTSFNTPQISGPANTSGMERYLQRLAHLDEGLYNDFYGLWIALVVINSLIFLVGMVLNIVALYVFCFRTKQKTTSVIYTINLAVSDLLVNLSLPTRILLYYSGGACITCSYLHIFSYFVNMYCSILFLTCICVDRYLAIVQAEASRRWRNSSVAKCVCISVWLFAIVVTYSFLSTAFQHTGCCLSKLLFLTITEFFLPLVIIVVFTVRIMWALTDRRLMQQSRDRRRRAVQLLTTVLIIFTVCFTPFHVRQVVVYFYPDMPHHVIVYHLTVTLSSLNSCMDPVVYCFVTNNFQATMRHLFRRAEPEQTSGDIVSMQHSSKASAGTANAITNNVILMTKIPRSLQSSNMGKDRAL; this is encoded by the exons ATGATGATGAACATTAACGGTACAGAGTCCTGGCTTTTCATCAACACTTCCTTTAATACACCTCAAATATCGGGTCCAGCTAACACAAGTGGTATGGAAAGATATCTTCAAAGACTGGCACATTTAGATGAGGGGCTCTACAATGACTTCTATGGCCTTTGGATTGCACTGGTGGTCATAAACTCCCTTATTTTCCTG GTGGGCATGGTGCTCAACATAGTtgcactttatgttttctgtttccGCACCAAGCAAAAGACCACCTCAGTCATCTACACCATCAACCTGGCCGTGAGTGACCTCTTGGTGAATCTCTCTCTACCGACTCGCATCCTGCTCTACTACAGTGGAGGAGCTTGTATCACCTGCTCATATCTGCacatcttcagctactttgtcAACATGTACTGCAGTATCCTGTTTCTGACCTGCATATGCGTCGACCGGTACCTTGCCATTGTGCAG GCTGAAGCCTCTCGTCGTTGGAGGAACTCCAGTGTGGCCAAATGTGTTTGCATTTCTGTATGGCTGTTTGCCATTGTGGTTACCTACTCCTTTCTCTCCACCGCTTTTCAGCACACAGGCTGCTGTCTCTCAAAGCTCCTCTTTCTCACCATCACTGAGTTCTTTCTACCACTTGTCATCATTGTGGTCTTCACTGTGCGCATTATGTGGGCCTTAACAGACCGTCGTCTGATGCAGCAGAGCAG GGATAGGAGAAGGAGAGCTGTCCAGCTGTTGACAACTGTGCTGATCATCTTCACAGTCTGTTTCACACCCTTTCATGTTAGACAG GTGGTGGTATACTTCTACCCTGACATGCCTCACCATGTGATAGTGTACCATCTAACTGTCACCCTCAGCAGTTTGAATAGCTGTATGGATCCTGTTGTCTACTGTTTTGTTACAAATAATTTCCAG GCCACTATGAGACATCTTTTCCGCCGCGCAGAGCCCGAGCAGACCAGTGGTGACATTGTCAGTATGCAGCACAGCTCTAAAGCCTCAGCAGGGACGGCCAACGCCATAACTAATAATGTTATATTGATGACCAAGATTCCCAGATCACTGCAGAGCAGCAACATGGGAAAGGACCGCGCACTGTAA
- the LOC100690856 gene encoding G-protein coupled receptor 20 isoform X1, which produces MDLSINVVSISISIKLVLFSLTVSTLSSVSSSKSSSTSLRWLITSSHIIMMMNINGTESWLFINTSFNTPQISGPANTSGMERYLQRLAHLDEGLYNDFYGLWIALVVINSLIFLVGMVLNIVALYVFCFRTKQKTTSVIYTINLAVSDLLVNLSLPTRILLYYSGGACITCSYLHIFSYFVNMYCSILFLTCICVDRYLAIVQAEASRRWRNSSVAKCVCISVWLFAIVVTYSFLSTAFQHTGCCLSKLLFLTITEFFLPLVIIVVFTVRIMWALTDRRLMQQSRDRRRRAVQLLTTVLIIFTVCFTPFHVRQVVVYFYPDMPHHVIVYHLTVTLSSLNSCMDPVVYCFVTNNFQATMRHLFRRAEPEQTSGDIVSMQHSSKASAGTANAITNNVILMTKIPRSLQSSNMGKDRAL; this is translated from the exons ATGGATCTGTCAATAAACGTGgtgtctatatctatatctataaaACTTGTATTATTCTCTCTGACAGTTTCCACTTTATCATCCGTGTCATCCTCAAAATCCTCATCAACATCATTAAGGTGGCTTATCACCTCATCGCACATCATCATGATGATGAACATTAACGGTACAGAGTCCTGGCTTTTCATCAACACTTCCTTTAATACACCTCAAATATCGGGTCCAGCTAACACAAGTGGTATGGAAAGATATCTTCAAAGACTGGCACATTTAGATGAGGGGCTCTACAATGACTTCTATGGCCTTTGGATTGCACTGGTGGTCATAAACTCCCTTATTTTCCTG GTGGGCATGGTGCTCAACATAGTtgcactttatgttttctgtttccGCACCAAGCAAAAGACCACCTCAGTCATCTACACCATCAACCTGGCCGTGAGTGACCTCTTGGTGAATCTCTCTCTACCGACTCGCATCCTGCTCTACTACAGTGGAGGAGCTTGTATCACCTGCTCATATCTGCacatcttcagctactttgtcAACATGTACTGCAGTATCCTGTTTCTGACCTGCATATGCGTCGACCGGTACCTTGCCATTGTGCAG GCTGAAGCCTCTCGTCGTTGGAGGAACTCCAGTGTGGCCAAATGTGTTTGCATTTCTGTATGGCTGTTTGCCATTGTGGTTACCTACTCCTTTCTCTCCACCGCTTTTCAGCACACAGGCTGCTGTCTCTCAAAGCTCCTCTTTCTCACCATCACTGAGTTCTTTCTACCACTTGTCATCATTGTGGTCTTCACTGTGCGCATTATGTGGGCCTTAACAGACCGTCGTCTGATGCAGCAGAGCAG GGATAGGAGAAGGAGAGCTGTCCAGCTGTTGACAACTGTGCTGATCATCTTCACAGTCTGTTTCACACCCTTTCATGTTAGACAG GTGGTGGTATACTTCTACCCTGACATGCCTCACCATGTGATAGTGTACCATCTAACTGTCACCCTCAGCAGTTTGAATAGCTGTATGGATCCTGTTGTCTACTGTTTTGTTACAAATAATTTCCAG GCCACTATGAGACATCTTTTCCGCCGCGCAGAGCCCGAGCAGACCAGTGGTGACATTGTCAGTATGCAGCACAGCTCTAAAGCCTCAGCAGGGACGGCCAACGCCATAACTAATAATGTTATATTGATGACCAAGATTCCCAGATCACTGCAGAGCAGCAACATGGGAAAGGACCGCGCACTGTAA
- the LOC100690581 gene encoding solute carrier family 45 member 4 isoform X1, with amino-acid sequence MVPLKSNQTEMEMAAEGGDASRLPEIRRPKEEEAYDSESETDMDEEGRGVRIPLHRWVMHGAVMFGREFCYAMETALVTPVLLQIGLPEKYYSLTWFLSPILGLLFTPLIGSASDRCSLRWGRRRPFILGLCVGVLLGVALFLNGSLIGLSVGDTPNKHTIGIVLTVLGVVVLDFCADASEGPIRAYLLDVADTNEQDMALNIHAFSAGLGGAVGYMLGGLDWTGTALGQAFKSQEQVLFMFAAIIFMISVTLHMFSIPEQPFSPSNQVKDTENGDSTGQVSLKPAGRTLDVITEEDASAQARSRDDPESDPKEREIDFLAVERVRSKSDSVLAMPDATIELDADLDPDTQNFMSETNFQPEMQGDLEDVFKLSDSSAEAPPSVGPQPPPDGMGDVTPISSVLPELKDPANGHSSFQQTSWGSEDSQLKQQAKPANGSEFPSVMKTHGTKPGNHTSSTRPRRPIYYRQPSFTFSYYGPVGAQRHRVRRTGHFSTQPITTSQSLNDLSIIQRHTDRRRLQLSASSLSSEGSSSEGGTDKGGSVRLLWLSMLKMPSQLWRLCVCHLLTWFSIIAEAVFYTDFMGQVIFQGDPKAPANSTELQNYHKGVQMGCWGLVVYAATAAVCSAILQKYLDHFDLSIRVIYILGTLGFSVGTAVMAIIPNVYVAMVMISSMGIISMSISYCPYALLGQYHEIKEYINHSPENTRRGFGIDCAILTCQVYISQILVASALGSVVEAVGSVRVIPIVASGGSFLGFLAACFLLIYPDLEPSSSEQDEDSVGFPGVEDQNAENTSEQTQALLKLTNTDTETESLNKENHSST; translated from the exons ATGGTTCCCCTGAAGTCAAACCAGACTGAAATGGAGATGGCAGCTGAGGGTGGAGATGCTTCTCGTCTTCCAGAGATCAGAAGACCCAAGGAAGAAGAAGCATATGACAGTGAGAGTGAGACAGACATGGATGAGGAAGGCAGAGGAGTACGAATCCCTCTGCATCGCTGGGTAATGCACGGGGCAGTGATGTTTGGACGTGAGTTTTGCTACGCCATGGAAACCGCCCTGGTAACACCAGTTCTGCTGCAAATAG GTCTTCCTGAAAAGTATTACAGTTTAACCTGGTTTCTCAGTCCTATCCTGGGTCTCCTCTTCACACCTCTGATTGGCTCAGCCAGTGACCGCTGTAGTCTGCGATGGGGCAGGAGAAGACCATTCATTCTGGGTCTTTGTGTAGGTGTACTGCTGGGAGTAGCACTGTTTTTAAATGGTTCATTAATAG GCCTTTCCGTCGGCGACACTCCCAATAAGCATACTATCGGCATCGTTCTTACTGTGCTGGGCGTAGTGGTGCTGGACTTCTGCGCTGATGCCTCAGAGGGACCAATCAGAGCTTATCTGCTGGATGTTGCAGACACAAATGAGCAAGATATGGCGCTGAACATTCATGCATTCTCTGCTG GGCTTGGTGGAGCAGTAGGATACATGCTTGGAGGTCTAGACTGGACTGGCACAGCTCTGGGCCAAGCATTTAAATCACAGGAGCAGGTTCTCTTCATGTTTGCAGCCATCATCTTTATGATCTCTGTCACACTGCACATGTTCAGTATCCCTGAGCAGCCCTTCAGTCCATCAAACCAGGTTAAAGACACAGAAAATGGGGACTCTACTGGCCAGGTATCTTTGAAGCCAGCTGGCCGCACACTGGATGTAATTACAGAAGAGGATGCTTCTGCTCAAGCTCGATCTAGAGACGACCCTGAATCAGATCCTAAGGAAAGGGAAATTGACTTTCTTGCTGTGGAGCGAGTGAGGAGTAAAAGTGATTCAGTCTTAGCCATGCCAGATGCTACAATTGAGTTAGATGCAGACCTTGACCCAGACACACAAAATTTCATGTCAGAGACAAACTTTCAACCTGAAATGCAAGGAGACCTTGAAGATGTTTTCAAACTATCAGATTCCAGTGCTGAAGCCCCACCTTCTGTCGGACCACAACCCCCTCCTGATGGGATGGGTGACGTGACGCCTATAAGTTCAGTTTTACCTGAACTTAAAGATCCAGCAAATGGTCATTCATCTTTCCAGCAGACCAGCTGGGGCTCAGAGGATTCCCAGTTGAAACAG CAGGCCAAACCTGCCAATGGTTCTGAGTTCCCCAGTGTCATGAAAACCCATGGCACCAAGCCGGGAAACCATACATCCAGTACACGGCCACGCCGACCCATCTACTACAGACAA CCCTCATTTACTTTTTCATATTATGGTCCAGTGGGAGCACAACGGCATCGAGTGCGACGCACAGGACATTTCAGCACTCAGCCAATCACCACGTCCCAAAGTTTGAATGATTTAAGCATCATCCAGCGGCATACAGACAGACGACGGTTACAGCTTTCAGCCAGCAGTCTGTCATCTGAGGGCTCCAGCAGTGAGGGAGGAACAGACAAGGGTGGGAGTGTACGGCTGCTGTGGTTGTCCATGTTGAAG ATGCCCAGTCAGCTCTGGAGATTATGCGTGTGTCACCTGCTCACATGGTTCTCCATTATAGCTGAAGCTGTGTTTTATACAGATTTCATGGGGCAGGTTATTTTCCAAGGAGACCCCAAG GCACCAGCCAATTCCACAGAGCTACAAAATTATCACAAAGGAGTACAGATGGGCTGCTGGGGACTGGTGGTTtatgctgctactgctgctgtcTGCTCCG CCATCCTTCAGAAGTATCTAGATCATTTTGATCTGAGCATTAGGGTCATTTACATTCTTGGAACTCTGGGATTCTCAGTCG GCACTGCAGTCATGGCAATCATCCCTAATGTTTATGTTGCGATGGTGATGATCAGTAGCATGGGCATCATCTCCATGAGTATCTCCTACTGTCCCTATGCATTACTTGGCCAGTACCATGAAATCAAAGAG TACATTAACCACAGCCCAGAAAACACTCGAAGAGGTTTTGGGATTGATTGCGCTATTTTAACCTGCCAG GTTTACATCAGCCAGATTTTGGTTGCATCAGCACTTGGATCTGTGGTAGAGGCAGTTGGCAGTGTGCGTGTCATTCCCATTGTGGCCTCTGGGGGTTCTTTCCTTGGCTTTCTTGCAGCTTGTTTCCTTCTCATTTATCCTGATTTGGAGCCCAGCAGCTCAGAGCAGGACGAGGATTCGGTGGGTTTTCCTGGAGTAGAAGACCAGAATGCAGAAAATACCAGTGAGCAGACGCAGGCTCTGCTGAAACTCACAAACACAGATACAGAAACGGAGAGTCTGAATAAGGAGAACCACTCTTCTACCTGA
- the LOC100690581 gene encoding solute carrier family 45 member 4 isoform X2 encodes MVPLKSNQTEMEMAAEGGDASRLPEIRRPKEEEAYDSESETDMDEEGRGVRIPLHRWVMHGAVMFGREFCYAMETALVTPVLLQIGLPEKYYSLTWFLSPILGLLFTPLIGSASDRCSLRWGRRRPFILGLCVGVLLGVALFLNGSLIGLSVGDTPNKHTIGIVLTVLGVVVLDFCADASEGPIRAYLLDVADTNEQDMALNIHAFSAGLGGAVGYMLGGLDWTGTALGQAFKSQEQVLFMFAAIIFMISVTLHMFSIPEQPFSPSNQVKDTENGDSTGQVSLKPAGRTLDVITEEDASAQARSRDDPESDPKEREIDFLAVERVRSKSDSVLAMPDATIELDADLDPDTQNFMSETNFQPEMQGDLEDVFKLSDSSAEAPPSVGPQPPPDGMGDVTPISSVLPELKDPANGHSSFQQTSWGSEDSQLKQAKPANGSEFPSVMKTHGTKPGNHTSSTRPRRPIYYRQPSFTFSYYGPVGAQRHRVRRTGHFSTQPITTSQSLNDLSIIQRHTDRRRLQLSASSLSSEGSSSEGGTDKGGSVRLLWLSMLKMPSQLWRLCVCHLLTWFSIIAEAVFYTDFMGQVIFQGDPKAPANSTELQNYHKGVQMGCWGLVVYAATAAVCSAILQKYLDHFDLSIRVIYILGTLGFSVGTAVMAIIPNVYVAMVMISSMGIISMSISYCPYALLGQYHEIKEYINHSPENTRRGFGIDCAILTCQVYISQILVASALGSVVEAVGSVRVIPIVASGGSFLGFLAACFLLIYPDLEPSSSEQDEDSVGFPGVEDQNAENTSEQTQALLKLTNTDTETESLNKENHSST; translated from the exons ATGGTTCCCCTGAAGTCAAACCAGACTGAAATGGAGATGGCAGCTGAGGGTGGAGATGCTTCTCGTCTTCCAGAGATCAGAAGACCCAAGGAAGAAGAAGCATATGACAGTGAGAGTGAGACAGACATGGATGAGGAAGGCAGAGGAGTACGAATCCCTCTGCATCGCTGGGTAATGCACGGGGCAGTGATGTTTGGACGTGAGTTTTGCTACGCCATGGAAACCGCCCTGGTAACACCAGTTCTGCTGCAAATAG GTCTTCCTGAAAAGTATTACAGTTTAACCTGGTTTCTCAGTCCTATCCTGGGTCTCCTCTTCACACCTCTGATTGGCTCAGCCAGTGACCGCTGTAGTCTGCGATGGGGCAGGAGAAGACCATTCATTCTGGGTCTTTGTGTAGGTGTACTGCTGGGAGTAGCACTGTTTTTAAATGGTTCATTAATAG GCCTTTCCGTCGGCGACACTCCCAATAAGCATACTATCGGCATCGTTCTTACTGTGCTGGGCGTAGTGGTGCTGGACTTCTGCGCTGATGCCTCAGAGGGACCAATCAGAGCTTATCTGCTGGATGTTGCAGACACAAATGAGCAAGATATGGCGCTGAACATTCATGCATTCTCTGCTG GGCTTGGTGGAGCAGTAGGATACATGCTTGGAGGTCTAGACTGGACTGGCACAGCTCTGGGCCAAGCATTTAAATCACAGGAGCAGGTTCTCTTCATGTTTGCAGCCATCATCTTTATGATCTCTGTCACACTGCACATGTTCAGTATCCCTGAGCAGCCCTTCAGTCCATCAAACCAGGTTAAAGACACAGAAAATGGGGACTCTACTGGCCAGGTATCTTTGAAGCCAGCTGGCCGCACACTGGATGTAATTACAGAAGAGGATGCTTCTGCTCAAGCTCGATCTAGAGACGACCCTGAATCAGATCCTAAGGAAAGGGAAATTGACTTTCTTGCTGTGGAGCGAGTGAGGAGTAAAAGTGATTCAGTCTTAGCCATGCCAGATGCTACAATTGAGTTAGATGCAGACCTTGACCCAGACACACAAAATTTCATGTCAGAGACAAACTTTCAACCTGAAATGCAAGGAGACCTTGAAGATGTTTTCAAACTATCAGATTCCAGTGCTGAAGCCCCACCTTCTGTCGGACCACAACCCCCTCCTGATGGGATGGGTGACGTGACGCCTATAAGTTCAGTTTTACCTGAACTTAAAGATCCAGCAAATGGTCATTCATCTTTCCAGCAGACCAGCTGGGGCTCAGAGGATTCCCAGTTGAAACAG GCCAAACCTGCCAATGGTTCTGAGTTCCCCAGTGTCATGAAAACCCATGGCACCAAGCCGGGAAACCATACATCCAGTACACGGCCACGCCGACCCATCTACTACAGACAA CCCTCATTTACTTTTTCATATTATGGTCCAGTGGGAGCACAACGGCATCGAGTGCGACGCACAGGACATTTCAGCACTCAGCCAATCACCACGTCCCAAAGTTTGAATGATTTAAGCATCATCCAGCGGCATACAGACAGACGACGGTTACAGCTTTCAGCCAGCAGTCTGTCATCTGAGGGCTCCAGCAGTGAGGGAGGAACAGACAAGGGTGGGAGTGTACGGCTGCTGTGGTTGTCCATGTTGAAG ATGCCCAGTCAGCTCTGGAGATTATGCGTGTGTCACCTGCTCACATGGTTCTCCATTATAGCTGAAGCTGTGTTTTATACAGATTTCATGGGGCAGGTTATTTTCCAAGGAGACCCCAAG GCACCAGCCAATTCCACAGAGCTACAAAATTATCACAAAGGAGTACAGATGGGCTGCTGGGGACTGGTGGTTtatgctgctactgctgctgtcTGCTCCG CCATCCTTCAGAAGTATCTAGATCATTTTGATCTGAGCATTAGGGTCATTTACATTCTTGGAACTCTGGGATTCTCAGTCG GCACTGCAGTCATGGCAATCATCCCTAATGTTTATGTTGCGATGGTGATGATCAGTAGCATGGGCATCATCTCCATGAGTATCTCCTACTGTCCCTATGCATTACTTGGCCAGTACCATGAAATCAAAGAG TACATTAACCACAGCCCAGAAAACACTCGAAGAGGTTTTGGGATTGATTGCGCTATTTTAACCTGCCAG GTTTACATCAGCCAGATTTTGGTTGCATCAGCACTTGGATCTGTGGTAGAGGCAGTTGGCAGTGTGCGTGTCATTCCCATTGTGGCCTCTGGGGGTTCTTTCCTTGGCTTTCTTGCAGCTTGTTTCCTTCTCATTTATCCTGATTTGGAGCCCAGCAGCTCAGAGCAGGACGAGGATTCGGTGGGTTTTCCTGGAGTAGAAGACCAGAATGCAGAAAATACCAGTGAGCAGACGCAGGCTCTGCTGAAACTCACAAACACAGATACAGAAACGGAGAGTCTGAATAAGGAGAACCACTCTTCTACCTGA